A portion of the Microlunatus phosphovorus NM-1 genome contains these proteins:
- the murD gene encoding UDP-N-acetylmuramoyl-L-alanine--D-glutamate ligase has translation MGRGNVSSSSGGLSWLPTADGASPWSQARVLVTGLGVSGFAAADGLLEFGAQVVVVEDKVTEANSDKAELLRTLGAEVRLGPGSSTLRPDGIDLIVTTGWSPTHPLLAAAAAAGIPIWSEPELAWRLSRPKRPTPWLGITGTNGKTTTTQMLESMLRAAGLRTAAVGNIGRPLMETVLDPEPYDVLAVELSSHQLHWSHALALHSAAVLNLEPDHYEWHGGPQGYRDAKAKIYSGVQVACVYNVADPATEQMVEDAEVVEGARAIGFTLGTPGLSMLGVVDDLLVDRAFIEQRRDSALELAKVADVTPAAPHNIANALAAAALARAYGVPATAVRDGLRGVRVGAHKIETVLVRDGITYVDDSKATNPHAADAALRAFESVVWIAGGQAKGTTFDDLVVSHRDRLRGAVLLGLDRAVIADALSRHAPEVPVITIEETEDGAMAQAVAAADSLARPGDTVLLAPGCASLDMYSDYAARGDAFAAAVRTG, from the coding sequence ATGGGTCGTGGGAACGTGAGTAGTTCTTCGGGTGGTCTGAGCTGGCTGCCCACCGCCGACGGTGCATCGCCGTGGTCGCAGGCCCGGGTGCTGGTGACCGGGCTCGGCGTGTCCGGGTTCGCGGCGGCGGACGGGCTGTTGGAGTTCGGCGCGCAGGTCGTGGTGGTCGAGGACAAGGTGACCGAGGCCAACAGTGACAAGGCCGAACTGCTCCGTACGCTCGGCGCGGAGGTCCGGCTCGGGCCGGGGTCCAGCACCCTGCGACCGGACGGTATCGATCTGATCGTCACCACCGGGTGGAGTCCGACGCATCCGCTGCTGGCCGCCGCGGCTGCCGCCGGCATCCCGATCTGGAGTGAACCCGAGCTCGCCTGGCGGCTCAGCCGGCCGAAGCGCCCCACACCCTGGCTGGGCATCACCGGCACCAACGGCAAGACCACCACCACCCAGATGCTGGAATCGATGCTGCGGGCCGCCGGGCTGCGGACGGCAGCGGTCGGCAACATCGGCCGGCCGCTGATGGAGACCGTGCTGGACCCGGAGCCGTACGACGTGCTCGCCGTGGAGCTGTCCAGTCATCAGCTGCACTGGTCGCACGCGCTGGCGCTGCACTCGGCGGCCGTGCTCAACTTGGAACCGGACCACTACGAGTGGCACGGCGGACCACAGGGCTACCGCGACGCCAAAGCGAAGATCTACTCCGGCGTCCAGGTCGCCTGCGTCTACAACGTCGCCGATCCGGCCACCGAGCAGATGGTCGAGGACGCCGAGGTGGTGGAGGGTGCCCGGGCCATCGGGTTCACCCTGGGCACCCCAGGTCTGTCCATGCTCGGGGTGGTCGACGATCTCTTGGTCGATCGCGCGTTCATCGAGCAGCGCCGCGACTCGGCCCTGGAGCTGGCCAAGGTCGCCGACGTGACCCCGGCAGCGCCGCACAACATCGCGAATGCGCTGGCGGCGGCGGCGCTGGCCCGGGCGTACGGTGTGCCGGCCACCGCGGTCCGCGATGGGCTGCGCGGCGTGCGGGTGGGTGCGCACAAGATCGAGACCGTCCTGGTCCGCGACGGCATCACCTACGTCGACGACTCCAAGGCGACCAATCCGCATGCGGCCGACGCCGCGCTCCGGGCATTCGAATCGGTGGTCTGGATCGCCGGCGGCCAGGCCAAGGGCACCACCTTCGACGACCTGGTCGTCAGCCACCGCGACCGGCTGCGTGGCGCCGTGCTGTTGGGGCTCGACCGCGCCGTGATCGCCGACGCACTGAGCCGACACGCGCCCGAGGTCCCGGTGATCACCATCGAGGAGACCGAAGATGGAGCGATGGCGCAGGCCGTGGCGGCCGCGGACTCCCTGGCTCGTCCGGGAGACACCGTGCTGCTGGCTCCGGGATGCGCCAGCTTGGACATGTACAGCGACTATGCCGCCCGAGGAGACGCCTTCGCCGCGGCCGTACGCACTGGGTGA
- the ftsW gene encoding putative lipid II flippase FtsW — protein sequence MATKPKPDISPTGTRTLRTWLQTILERPLTSYHLVLGSSAMLLALGLMMVLSASSVSAYLAFDDAYYYVKRQAVFLVLGVLGAFALVRLPQSVLRVFGWIGVALATVLLILTYTALGFESGGNRNWIDLGFTSIQPSEFAKLAMIIWGADVLARKDRLIDQPKHLLIPYLPVCGTLILLVVFQGDAGTAVVMGSIMVGVLFIVGAPLRVLAVLGLGAVAGVITLFVTSPVRMRRLAAYLDPTTNLNGANDQANAAMLAIASGGWWGQDLGGSRQKWGGLPVAHSDFIFAVIGEELGLFGSLIVLTLFLVLGYAGLRIATRSDEKFRRYAAGGVTIWFMIQALINLAVVLRLLPIAGVPLPLVSYGGSALIANLLALGVLLSCARHEPEARKLLAARRNKTPKRRFSAVTESPKAADARKASV from the coding sequence GTGGCGACCAAGCCGAAACCGGATATCTCGCCCACGGGCACCCGTACCCTCCGCACCTGGCTGCAGACCATCCTGGAGCGGCCGCTCACCAGCTATCACCTGGTGTTGGGCTCATCCGCGATGTTGCTCGCGCTCGGGTTGATGATGGTGCTGTCGGCGTCCAGTGTCAGCGCCTACCTGGCCTTCGACGACGCCTACTACTACGTCAAGCGGCAGGCAGTGTTCCTGGTGCTCGGCGTGCTCGGGGCGTTCGCGCTGGTCCGGCTGCCGCAGAGCGTACTGCGGGTCTTCGGCTGGATCGGGGTGGCGCTGGCGACCGTGCTGCTGATCTTGACCTACACCGCGCTCGGCTTCGAGAGCGGCGGCAACCGCAACTGGATCGACCTCGGCTTCACCTCCATCCAGCCGTCGGAGTTCGCGAAGCTGGCCATGATCATCTGGGGGGCCGATGTGTTGGCCCGCAAGGACCGGCTGATCGACCAGCCCAAGCATCTGCTGATTCCCTATCTGCCGGTCTGCGGCACCTTGATCCTGCTGGTGGTCTTCCAGGGCGATGCCGGGACCGCGGTGGTGATGGGCTCGATCATGGTCGGGGTGCTGTTCATCGTCGGCGCCCCGCTGCGAGTGCTCGCGGTGCTGGGCCTCGGTGCGGTCGCCGGTGTGATCACCTTGTTCGTGACCAGCCCGGTCCGGATGCGCCGGCTGGCCGCGTACCTGGATCCGACCACGAACCTCAACGGCGCCAACGACCAGGCCAACGCCGCGATGCTGGCGATCGCCTCCGGCGGCTGGTGGGGGCAGGATCTCGGTGGCAGTCGACAGAAGTGGGGCGGGCTGCCGGTCGCGCACTCCGACTTCATCTTCGCGGTGATCGGCGAGGAGCTGGGGCTGTTCGGCAGTCTGATCGTGCTGACGCTGTTCCTGGTGCTCGGCTATGCAGGTCTGCGGATCGCCACCCGCAGCGACGAGAAGTTCCGTCGGTACGCGGCCGGTGGAGTGACGATCTGGTTCATGATCCAGGCGCTGATCAACCTGGCCGTGGTGCTGCGGCTGCTGCCGATCGCCGGCGTGCCACTGCCGCTGGTGTCGTACGGGGGATCGGCGCTGATCGCCAACCTGCTGGCCCTGGGCGTGTTGTTGTCGTGTGCCCGGCATGAACCCGAGGCCCGCAAGCTGCTCGCCGCCCGCCGGAACAAGACGCCGAAGCGTAGGTTCAGTGCGGTGACCGAATCACCGAAGGCAGCCGATGCACGGAAGGCGAGCGTATGA
- the mraY gene encoding phospho-N-acetylmuramoyl-pentapeptide-transferase: MKTIVFAGALALLGTLLGTRLAIRELVKKGYGQLIRDDGPTSHHVKRGTPTMGGLVIIAAVLVAYIGSHLLTWTPPSASAVLVLFLFTGLGAVGFLDDYIKIRNQRSLGLRSKAKMAGQVLVAVVFALLSLQFPDERGITPASTHISFLRDIPWLQLPIILVVLWVILLIAAASNGVNLTDGLDGLATGSCTMIFGAFTLVNIWQYNQSCAYTASAGPKCYEVRDPYDLAVVAIALAGACFGFLWWNAEPAKIFMGDTGSLSLGGALAGLAIFTRTELLLLILGGLLVIEVGSVILQTSYFKLTRRMTGTPRRLFKMTPFHHHFELLGWAQVTIVMRFWIICGLFVSAALGIFYAEWVVGT, from the coding sequence GTGAAGACGATCGTTTTCGCCGGTGCACTGGCTCTGCTGGGCACGCTGCTCGGCACCCGGCTGGCCATTCGCGAGCTCGTGAAGAAGGGCTACGGCCAGCTCATTCGGGACGACGGGCCGACCTCGCACCACGTGAAGCGGGGCACGCCGACGATGGGCGGCCTGGTCATCATCGCGGCGGTCCTGGTCGCCTATATCGGCAGCCATCTGCTGACCTGGACGCCGCCGTCCGCGTCGGCGGTGCTGGTCTTGTTCTTGTTCACCGGGCTCGGTGCGGTCGGTTTCCTCGACGACTACATCAAGATCCGCAACCAGCGCTCCCTGGGTCTGCGCAGCAAGGCCAAGATGGCCGGCCAGGTGCTGGTCGCGGTCGTCTTCGCGCTGCTGTCGCTGCAGTTCCCCGACGAGCGAGGCATCACTCCGGCATCCACGCACATCTCCTTCCTGCGCGACATCCCGTGGCTGCAGCTGCCGATTATCCTGGTGGTGCTCTGGGTCATCCTGCTGATCGCGGCGGCCAGCAACGGTGTCAATCTGACCGACGGCTTGGACGGGCTGGCGACGGGCTCCTGCACGATGATCTTCGGCGCATTCACGCTGGTGAACATCTGGCAGTACAACCAGTCCTGCGCCTACACCGCCTCGGCCGGACCGAAATGCTATGAGGTGCGAGACCCGTACGACCTCGCGGTGGTCGCCATCGCGCTCGCCGGCGCCTGCTTCGGCTTCCTCTGGTGGAACGCCGAGCCGGCCAAGATCTTCATGGGCGACACCGGCTCGCTGTCCCTGGGTGGTGCGTTGGCCGGGTTGGCGATCTTCACCCGGACCGAGCTGCTGCTGCTGATCCTCGGCGGTCTGCTGGTGATCGAGGTCGGCTCGGTGATCCTGCAGACCAGCTACTTCAAACTGACCCGAAGAATGACCGGCACTCCACGCCGCCTGTTCAAGATGACGCCGTTCCATCACCACTTCGAACTGCTGGGCTGGGCCCAGGTGACGATCGTGATGCGCTTCTGGATCATCTGCGGGCTCTTCGTCTCCGCTGCCTTGGGCATCTTCTACGCCGAATGGGTCGTGGGAACGTGA
- a CDS encoding UDP-N-acetylmuramoyl-tripeptide--D-alanyl-D-alanine ligase: MIPVTVREVASLLGAEVTGPGEGYDDGLDEVLTGLVVDSRQVASGSLFLALPGEHVDGHDYVVGAFARGAAAALTARPVDGAAGPCLVVADPLLAAGRIARDQVDRGTAGGLRTAALTGSAGKTSTKDLLAQLLEAAGPTVAPIGNLNNELGLPLTVCRIESDTRYLVAEMGARGIGHIAYLCGIVPPQVAAVLNVGTAHVGEFGGQEQIAVAKGEIVEALPADGTAVLNADDPLVWAMRSRTAARVVAASTAGEPSWPDAVWADDIVADPLGRCSFLLHQKWSAEPSADPVRIQLGVSGHHQVGNAVIAVAMARALGVDHATVVEALPAAQPRSRWRMELTERADGVLIVNDAYNANPESMHAALDTVEEMLAGRTAPDGRTAAQPTAAGVPRVRGWAVLGDMLELGDSAAAEHRALGSYAIRHGISRLIAVGSFADEIVAGALAAGAVAADARAVGATVESVGDDRDAAVRLVAEGLAPGDVVLVKASRGLALDTVAAALAVADPVGRDDQHGREDESGHDQPGLDEHSGGTA, translated from the coding sequence GTGATCCCGGTGACTGTTCGTGAGGTCGCGTCGTTGCTCGGGGCCGAGGTGACCGGGCCCGGCGAAGGGTATGACGACGGGCTCGACGAGGTGCTGACCGGCCTGGTCGTCGACTCCCGTCAGGTGGCTTCCGGGAGTCTGTTTCTGGCGCTGCCCGGCGAGCACGTCGACGGTCATGATTACGTCGTCGGCGCGTTCGCCCGTGGTGCCGCGGCGGCGTTGACCGCCAGACCGGTCGACGGGGCTGCGGGTCCTTGTCTGGTGGTCGCCGATCCGCTGCTCGCCGCCGGCCGAATCGCGCGTGACCAGGTGGATCGTGGGACGGCGGGCGGACTGCGTACGGCGGCGCTGACCGGTTCGGCGGGCAAGACCTCGACCAAGGATCTGCTGGCGCAGCTGTTGGAAGCGGCCGGTCCGACGGTCGCCCCGATCGGGAACCTCAACAACGAGCTCGGTCTGCCGCTGACCGTCTGCCGGATCGAGTCCGACACCAGATACCTCGTTGCCGAGATGGGGGCCCGGGGGATCGGTCACATCGCCTATCTGTGCGGCATCGTGCCGCCTCAGGTGGCGGCCGTGCTGAACGTCGGGACCGCGCATGTGGGCGAGTTCGGCGGCCAGGAGCAGATCGCGGTCGCCAAGGGCGAGATCGTGGAGGCGCTGCCCGCCGACGGCACGGCCGTGCTGAACGCGGACGATCCGCTGGTCTGGGCGATGCGCTCGCGGACCGCGGCGCGGGTGGTCGCCGCCAGCACCGCCGGTGAGCCGAGTTGGCCGGACGCGGTCTGGGCCGACGACATCGTCGCCGATCCGCTCGGTCGCTGCTCGTTCCTGCTGCACCAGAAGTGGTCGGCAGAGCCGTCGGCGGACCCGGTTCGGATCCAGTTGGGCGTCTCCGGTCACCATCAGGTCGGCAACGCCGTCATCGCGGTCGCGATGGCGCGGGCCCTGGGCGTGGACCACGCCACCGTGGTCGAGGCGCTGCCCGCGGCGCAACCCCGATCTCGATGGCGGATGGAGCTCACCGAGCGAGCTGACGGCGTACTCATCGTCAACGACGCCTACAACGCCAACCCGGAGTCGATGCACGCTGCGTTGGACACCGTCGAGGAGATGCTTGCCGGCCGGACGGCTCCCGATGGCCGGACCGCCGCCCAGCCGACTGCAGCTGGTGTGCCGAGGGTACGAGGCTGGGCGGTGCTCGGCGACATGTTGGAGCTCGGGGACTCGGCGGCGGCCGAACACCGGGCACTGGGCAGCTATGCGATCCGACATGGGATCAGCCGGTTGATCGCGGTCGGCTCCTTCGCCGACGAGATCGTCGCCGGCGCCCTGGCCGCCGGAGCTGTTGCCGCGGATGCGAGGGCGGTAGGAGCGACCGTGGAGTCGGTCGGGGACGACCGGGACGCTGCCGTACGACTGGTGGCAGAAGGGCTCGCGCCAGGCGACGTGGTTCTGGTCAAGGCCTCGCGTGGCTTAGCCTTGGACACCGTGGCCGCCGCCCTTGCGGTGGCCGATCCAGTCGGCCGAGACGACCAACACGGCCGAGAAGACGAGTCGGGCCACGACCAGCCCGGCCTGGACGAGCACAGTGGGGGCACCGCGTGA